One segment of Cardiocondyla obscurior isolate alpha-2009 linkage group LG15, Cobs3.1, whole genome shotgun sequence DNA contains the following:
- the Ttk gene encoding protein tramtrack, alpha isoform isoform X1 produces the protein MLADINGNLADLRSEAMASQRFCLRWNNHQSNLLSVFDQLLHDESFVDVTLAVEGQLLRAHKMVLSACSPYFQALFVGHPDKHPIVILKDVPYVDMRSLLDFMYRGEVSVDQDRLTAFLRVAESLRIKGLTEVNEDKCDLPSITSSLLGGNQNAVAPPPPSLHRINQIGQHHHHHVAQKRFHHMSSHPLLGSALTAPKRKRGRPRKLSGSSDTPIGEIGGQDLQSCSGADLVQGSPEMMEMKMGLDFQSEASGNGNARSASGSSNNAGANSATAANNPAAATASSGSSSARRDEPTENGTDTPEPPITRIKREPEPTPSTSAQASDETFARPHSRQGSEGFKQEFSSSKTDNGNESWKEKTRGLNTGASPAATSMDVSSSPNSSSSSPSNARANTSSSTPTTNTTPTTTNAGATPTTTSAGALARGSSTSPASRNTSGSANATSNVGVMSAPSGRQAPKRRMRRRATSQSQDPAEQLTEMSVRGLNLFRYASISEGVYQCTECAKLDIQKTFKNKYSFQRHAFLYHEGHQRKVFPCPVCAKEFSRPDKMKNHMKTVHDCFMPKDCVMPFSFFLPGAP, from the exons ATGTTAGCGGACATCAACGGCAACCTGGCGGATCTGAGAAGCGAAGCGATGGCGTCGCAGAGATTTTGTCTGCGCTGGAACAATCACCAGAGCAATCTGCTTTCCGTCTTCGACCAGCTGTTACACGACGAGTCGTTCGTCGATGTCACGCTGGCCGTCGAGGGCCAGCTACTCAGGGCGCATAAGATGGTGTTGTCGGCGTGTAGCCCTTACTTTCAG gctCTGTTCGTTGGACACCCTGACAAACACCCGATAGTCATTCTTAAGGATGTTCCATATGTGGATATGCGCAGCCTCTTGGATTTTATGTACCGCGGTGAGGTGAGCGTCGATCAAGATCGACTGACCGCTTTTCTGCGTGTCGCCGAGTCCTTGAGGATAAAGGGCCTGACCGAGGTAAATGAGGACAAATGTGATTTACCAAGCATCACATCCTCGCTATTGGGCGGCAATCAGAACGCGGTGGCGCCACCGCCACCCAGTCTCCATCGAATCAACCAAATCGGGcagcatcatcatcatcatgttGCGCAAAAGAGGTTCCATCATATGTCCAGCCATCCGTTGCTTGGCTCGGCGTTGACGGCGCCTAAGAGAAAACGTGGTAGACCCAGGAAACTTAGCGGTTCGTCGGACACACCAATCGGCGAAATCGGCGGTCAGGATTTGCAGTCCTGCTCTGGCGCTGATCTAGTCCAGGGCTCGCCCGAGATGATGGAAATGAAGATGGGATTGGACTTTCAGAGCGAAGCTAGCGGCAATGGCAACGCGAGAAGCGCCAGTGGCTCGTCTAACAATGCCGGGGCCAATTCTGCGACGGCCGCCAATAATCCCGCCGCCGCCACGGCCTCTTCAGGATCATCGTCAGCGAGAAGAGACGAGCCTACGGAGAACGGTACTGACACACCGGAGCCGCCAATCACGCGGATTAAACGAGAACCGGAACCAACGCCCAGTACTTCGGCGCAAG CTTCGGACGAGACATTCGCGCGACCGCACAGTAGGCAAGGGAGTGAGGGTTTCAAGCAAG AGTTCTCATCGAGCAAAACGGATAATGGGAACGAAAGCTGGAAAGAGAAAACTCGCGGATTAAACACGGGCGCATCACCGGCTGCGACGTCTATGGACGTGTCATCATCCCCGAATTCATCGTCTTCGTCGCCGTCGAATGCACGAGCGAATACGTCGTCGTCGACACCGACAACAAATACGACGCCAACTACGACAAATGCGGGTGCtacaccgacgacgacgagtgCGGGCGCGTTGGCCCGTGGCTCTTCGACATCGCCGGCTTCTAGAAATACCAGTGGCAGCGCAAACGCCACGTCCAACGTTGGCGTGATGTCGGCACCAAGTGGCCGTCAGGCTCCGAAGCGACGTATGCGACGTCGTGCTACATCGCAGTCCCAGGATCCAGCGGAGCAATTGACGGAGATGTCGGTGCGCGGCTTAAATCTCTTCCGCTATGCTTCCATCAGCGAAGGTGTCTATCAGTGCACCGAATGCGCCAAGCTCGACATCCAGAAGACGTTTAAGAACAAGTATAGCTTCCAGCGGCATGCATTTCTTTACCATGAGGGGCATCAACGCAAAGTGTTTCCCTGTCCGGTATGCGCCAAGGAGTTTTCGCGGCCCGACAAGATGAAGAATCACATGAAGACCGTACATGATTGCTTTATGCCCAAGGATTGCGTCATGCCTTTCAGTTTCTTTCTGCCTGGTGCGCCTTAG
- the Ttk gene encoding protein tramtrack, beta isoform isoform X3 — protein MLADINGNLADLRSEAMASQRFCLRWNNHQSNLLSVFDQLLHDESFVDVTLAVEGQLLRAHKMVLSACSPYFQALFVGHPDKHPIVILKDVPYVDMRSLLDFMYRGEVSVDQDRLTAFLRVAESLRIKGLTEVNEDKCDLPSITSSLLGGNQNAVAPPPPSLHRINQIGQHHHHHVAQKRFHHMSSHPLLGSALTAPKRKRGRPRKLSGSSDTPIGEIGGQDLQSCSGADLVQGSPEMMEMKMGLDFQSEASGNGNARSASGSSNNAGANSATAANNPAAATASSGSSSARRDEPTENGTDTPEPPITRIKREPEPTPSTSAQASDETFARPHSRQGSEGFKQELEETSCGGGDSGEPPTHIRINFERCFRKEFSTSTLQGKAASTAMGDDQQQQQHSDIEIETKMPKDNISSAIFSVMASEAEISQSDFESSFKAENERTEGSVRDFCVKEGEVYRCTVCHRTYTHISNFCRHYVTSHKPNVKYYPCPVCYKEFTRKDNMVAHVKIIHSLKPHMSLSSNSGSNNSSSSMGQPR, from the exons ATGTTAGCGGACATCAACGGCAACCTGGCGGATCTGAGAAGCGAAGCGATGGCGTCGCAGAGATTTTGTCTGCGCTGGAACAATCACCAGAGCAATCTGCTTTCCGTCTTCGACCAGCTGTTACACGACGAGTCGTTCGTCGATGTCACGCTGGCCGTCGAGGGCCAGCTACTCAGGGCGCATAAGATGGTGTTGTCGGCGTGTAGCCCTTACTTTCAG gctCTGTTCGTTGGACACCCTGACAAACACCCGATAGTCATTCTTAAGGATGTTCCATATGTGGATATGCGCAGCCTCTTGGATTTTATGTACCGCGGTGAGGTGAGCGTCGATCAAGATCGACTGACCGCTTTTCTGCGTGTCGCCGAGTCCTTGAGGATAAAGGGCCTGACCGAGGTAAATGAGGACAAATGTGATTTACCAAGCATCACATCCTCGCTATTGGGCGGCAATCAGAACGCGGTGGCGCCACCGCCACCCAGTCTCCATCGAATCAACCAAATCGGGcagcatcatcatcatcatgttGCGCAAAAGAGGTTCCATCATATGTCCAGCCATCCGTTGCTTGGCTCGGCGTTGACGGCGCCTAAGAGAAAACGTGGTAGACCCAGGAAACTTAGCGGTTCGTCGGACACACCAATCGGCGAAATCGGCGGTCAGGATTTGCAGTCCTGCTCTGGCGCTGATCTAGTCCAGGGCTCGCCCGAGATGATGGAAATGAAGATGGGATTGGACTTTCAGAGCGAAGCTAGCGGCAATGGCAACGCGAGAAGCGCCAGTGGCTCGTCTAACAATGCCGGGGCCAATTCTGCGACGGCCGCCAATAATCCCGCCGCCGCCACGGCCTCTTCAGGATCATCGTCAGCGAGAAGAGACGAGCCTACGGAGAACGGTACTGACACACCGGAGCCGCCAATCACGCGGATTAAACGAGAACCGGAACCAACGCCCAGTACTTCGGCGCAAG CTTCGGACGAGACATTCGCGCGACCGCACAGTAGGCAAGGGAGTGAGGGTTTCAAGCAAG AATTGGAGGAGACGTCGTGCGGCGGTGGTGATAGCGGCGAGCCGCCAACTCATATCCGCATCAATTTCGAGCGATGCTTTCGTAAGGAATTCAGCACGTCGACGCTGCAGGGTAAGGCCGCGTCGACCGCGATGGGCGACgatcagcagcagcagcagcactCGGACATTGAGATAGAAACGAAGATGCCGAAAGACAACATAAGCAGTGCCATATTTAGCGTGATGGCCAGCGAGGCGGAGATCAGTCAGAGTGATTTTGAGAGCTCATTTAAGGCTGAAAATGAGCGCACGGAGGGCTCGGTGCGAGACTTCTGCGTGAAGGAGGGCGAGGTTTATCGGTGCACCGTGTGCCATCGCACGTACACACACATCAGCAACTTCTGTCGGCACTATGTCACCTCGCACAAGCCTAACGTCAAGTACTACCCCTGCCCGGTCTGCTACAAAGAATTTACCAGAAAGGACAACATGGTCGCCCACGTTAAGATCATACATAGTCTTAAGCCGCACATGAGTCTCAGCAGCAATAGTGGCAGCAACAATAGTAGCAGCAGTATGGGTCAGCCGCGGTAG